A single window of Rubripirellula lacrimiformis DNA harbors:
- a CDS encoding DUF1501 domain-containing protein: MNQEQPSPIYRPSRREVLRTCGVGFGALALSDLMGRDARGNETLAVGEVPLHYPSRVKHVIHLFMNGGPSHVDTFDPKPMLAKLDGKSAPTQNLKTERPTGAVMQSPYKFRNYGECGLPVSELFTNTAKHMDDICVIRSMHANVPNHEPSLMLMNTGESRLVRPSLGSWLTYGLGSENENLPAFVAMCPGGYPIKESQNWQNGFLPGKYQATYVDSAGERIEQLIDHIQSRGVASQDQRQQLDLLAQLNRKHAVDRDTDAKLESRIESFELAYRMQSEASDAFDVSRETAQTRQMYGDGAFARQTLIARRLVERGVRFVQLYTGAGQPWDNHDDLAVGHRNNAKKVDQAIGALLTDLKRIGILDETLVMWGGEFGRTPVVEMPKEGSNQGKMNGRDHNHHGFTCWLAGGGVQGGQAVGATDELGFKAVENRVHVHDLHATVLRLMGYDHKRLTYRYAGRDFRLTDVAGRVVDEILA, encoded by the coding sequence ATGAATCAGGAACAACCTTCACCGATCTACCGTCCTTCTCGTCGTGAGGTGCTGCGTACCTGCGGAGTAGGTTTCGGTGCGTTGGCCTTGTCGGATCTGATGGGCCGCGACGCGCGCGGCAACGAAACGCTTGCCGTCGGCGAGGTGCCGCTGCATTACCCATCGCGGGTCAAGCATGTCATCCACCTGTTCATGAATGGTGGCCCCAGCCACGTCGACACCTTCGATCCGAAGCCGATGTTGGCAAAACTGGATGGGAAGTCGGCGCCGACACAGAACTTGAAAACCGAACGGCCCACCGGCGCGGTGATGCAGTCGCCCTACAAGTTTCGCAACTACGGCGAGTGTGGGCTGCCCGTCAGTGAACTGTTCACGAATACCGCAAAGCACATGGATGACATCTGCGTGATCCGCAGTATGCATGCCAACGTGCCCAATCATGAACCGTCGTTGATGTTGATGAACACGGGCGAATCGCGGTTGGTGCGGCCCAGTTTGGGTTCATGGTTGACCTATGGGTTGGGCAGCGAGAACGAAAACTTGCCCGCGTTCGTCGCGATGTGCCCCGGCGGTTATCCGATCAAAGAATCTCAGAATTGGCAAAATGGTTTCCTGCCAGGAAAGTATCAGGCGACCTATGTGGATTCGGCTGGCGAGCGGATTGAACAACTGATCGACCATATCCAAAGCCGCGGAGTTGCTTCCCAAGACCAACGCCAACAGTTGGATTTATTGGCACAGCTAAATCGGAAGCACGCGGTTGATCGCGATACCGATGCCAAGCTGGAATCTCGCATCGAATCATTCGAATTGGCGTACCGAATGCAAAGCGAAGCGTCGGATGCATTCGACGTATCCCGCGAAACGGCCCAGACACGTCAAATGTATGGCGACGGTGCGTTCGCCCGACAAACGTTGATCGCGCGGCGGTTGGTTGAACGAGGCGTTCGTTTCGTGCAACTGTATACCGGCGCGGGGCAGCCCTGGGACAATCACGATGACCTGGCCGTGGGGCATCGCAACAACGCCAAGAAGGTCGATCAAGCGATCGGTGCATTGCTGACCGACCTGAAGCGGATCGGGATCTTGGACGAAACCCTGGTGATGTGGGGCGGTGAATTCGGACGCACCCCTGTCGTCGAGATGCCCAAGGAAGGGAGCAACCAAGGCAAGATGAATGGCCGCGATCACAACCATCACGGATTCACCTGTTGGTTGGCTGGCGGCGGTGTCCAAGGCGGGCAAGCGGTCGGGGCCACCGACGAACTGGGTTTCAAAGCGGTCGAAAACCGAGTCCATGTGCACGATCTGCACGCCACCGTGCTGCGGTTGATGGGCTATGACCACAAACGGCTGACCTATCGCTACGCGGGTCGCGATTTTCGTTTGACGGACGTCGCCGGGCGAGTGGTCGACGAAATCCTGGCATAG